In Mycobacterium sp. JS623, one genomic interval encodes:
- a CDS encoding VOC family protein codes for MAIEVQPSLSPHLCVDGAAAAIDFYTKAFDAVELGRVPGPDGKLVHAALQINGSTVMLNDDFPEYNDGKSSTPAALGGTPVTIHLTVTDVESKFQKAVDAGATIVAPLEDQFWGDRYGIVRDPFGHQWSLGQPVREVSPEEIAEAMKQG; via the coding sequence ATGGCAATCGAAGTACAACCCTCCCTGTCCCCACACCTCTGCGTCGACGGCGCGGCCGCTGCCATCGACTTCTATACCAAGGCGTTCGATGCCGTTGAACTGGGCCGAGTCCCGGGCCCCGACGGAAAGCTGGTGCACGCAGCGCTACAGATCAATGGATCCACGGTGATGCTCAACGACGACTTCCCCGAGTACAACGACGGCAAGTCGTCGACGCCTGCAGCCCTCGGTGGCACGCCGGTCACCATCCACCTCACCGTCACGGATGTCGAATCGAAGTTCCAGAAGGCCGTCGACGCCGGAGCCACGATCGTCGCACCCCTGGAAGACCAGTTCTGGGGTGACCGCTACGGCATCGTCCGCGATCCGTTCGGGCACCAGTGGTCACTGGGTCAGCCGGTGCGCGAGGTCAGCCCGGAGGAAATCGCGGAGGCGATGAAGCAGGGCTAG
- the pdxH gene encoding pyridoxamine 5'-phosphate oxidase, with translation MRVEYGALEKDGSPDLDADWLADGWVALLRKWLGDAEDAGVAEPNAMVVGTVDERGRPVTRSVLCKSVDESGISFYTNYDSAKGEQLAATPYASATFPWFLLGRQVHVRGPVTKVSAEATAAYWRNRPRGSQLGAWASQQSKPIASRAALLEQLAAVTQRFADMDEVPVPPNWGGYLIAPEVVEFWQGRENRVHNRIRVVTDTELPVAVHTRIERLQP, from the coding sequence ATGCGTGTCGAGTACGGTGCTCTCGAGAAGGACGGTAGCCCCGACCTTGATGCGGACTGGCTCGCCGACGGCTGGGTTGCGCTGCTGCGCAAGTGGTTAGGTGACGCCGAGGACGCCGGCGTCGCGGAGCCGAACGCAATGGTCGTCGGGACTGTCGACGAGCGGGGAAGGCCGGTGACCCGCAGCGTGTTGTGCAAGAGCGTGGACGAATCCGGCATCTCCTTCTACACCAACTACGACTCCGCCAAGGGTGAGCAGCTCGCGGCGACGCCGTACGCGTCGGCGACGTTCCCCTGGTTTCTGCTCGGCCGCCAGGTCCATGTGCGTGGCCCGGTGACCAAGGTGTCCGCCGAGGCGACGGCCGCGTACTGGCGCAACCGGCCACGCGGATCGCAGCTCGGCGCGTGGGCGTCGCAGCAGTCAAAACCGATTGCATCGCGGGCGGCGCTGCTGGAACAGTTGGCCGCTGTGACTCAGCGATTCGCCGACATGGACGAGGTGCCAGTGCCGCCGAACTGGGGCGGCTACCTGATCGCACCGGAGGTCGTGGAGTTCTGGCAGGGCCGGGAAAACCGGGTGCACAACAGGATTCGGGTAGTCACGGACACCGAACTACCGGTGGCGGTGCATACCCGCATCGAGCGGCTCCAGCCGTAG
- a CDS encoding maleylpyruvate isomerase N-terminal domain-containing protein: protein MTDPVEIFASAARSFAALVHDLPADCWDGPGLGEWDLRALVGHASRSLITVSTYLLQPASTEDIHTPQEYYVRVNPAALGLALEGVLERGRQAGRDLGEDPAATVDSLVARVLDDLADAGDPLITVIGGAGIRLHTYLPTRTFELAVHGLDIARAVGISYTQPVEVLEEATVLAARIASAQGQGETALLALTGRDELPRSFSVV, encoded by the coding sequence GTGACTGATCCGGTCGAGATATTCGCTTCGGCGGCACGAAGTTTCGCCGCGTTGGTGCACGACCTGCCGGCCGACTGCTGGGACGGGCCCGGCCTCGGCGAGTGGGATCTACGCGCACTGGTGGGGCACGCGTCGCGCTCGCTCATCACCGTCAGCACCTATCTGCTTCAGCCCGCATCGACCGAGGACATCCACACGCCGCAGGAGTACTACGTCAGGGTGAACCCCGCGGCGCTCGGACTCGCGCTGGAGGGTGTCCTCGAACGAGGCAGGCAGGCGGGCCGGGACCTCGGTGAGGATCCAGCGGCGACGGTCGACTCGTTGGTGGCGCGGGTCCTTGATGATCTCGCCGACGCGGGTGATCCGCTCATCACGGTGATCGGCGGAGCGGGCATCCGGTTGCACACCTATTTGCCGACGCGAACGTTCGAGCTGGCGGTGCATGGGCTGGATATTGCTCGCGCCGTTGGCATTTCGTATACGCAGCCGGTTGAGGTGCTCGAAGAGGCGACGGTGTTGGCGGCTCGCATCGCCTCAGCGCAGGGGCAGGGCGAGACGGCGCTGCTGGCGTTGACTGGGCGCGACGAGTTGCCGCGCTCCTTCTCGGTTGTCTGA
- a CDS encoding MFS transporter, translating into MRRFFADTTPLKTPDFRRLWLSGIVTVIGGNLTIFAVPVQLYALTQNSAYVGLSGLFALVPLIVFGLLGGAWADAMDRRTLLIIASIGLALASVLLWMQAALALNNVWVVLCLLSVQQAFYAINSPTRSAAIPRMIPGDQLAAANSLNFTVFQFGAIVGPLLAGVMLRWVDLSTLYLIDAITCIAPIWATCRLAPMPPTNGANGSSGYGAFFGTVRSVLEGFRYLAGNQVVLMSFVVDLIAMILGMPRALFPQMAHESFGGPVEGGTTMALLAAAMSAGAVAGGVFSGWFPRIQRQGLAVVVSILVWGAAMIGFGVAGGFARGHAGALLWIALAFLAIGGAADMVSAAFRSTILQQAASDDLRGRLQGVFTVVVAGGPRLADAVHGAAAAMVGTTVAAAGGGGLVLVGVLIAAAAVPAFVRYRVTEGDKV; encoded by the coding sequence GTGCGAAGGTTCTTCGCCGATACCACACCGCTGAAAACACCGGACTTCCGGCGGTTGTGGCTGTCCGGCATTGTCACGGTCATCGGCGGCAACCTGACCATCTTCGCGGTGCCGGTTCAGCTTTACGCGCTCACGCAGAACTCGGCGTACGTCGGGCTGTCCGGTTTGTTCGCCTTGGTCCCGCTGATCGTGTTCGGCCTTCTCGGCGGAGCGTGGGCCGATGCGATGGACCGTCGCACGTTGTTGATCATCGCCTCGATCGGCTTGGCGCTGGCGTCGGTGTTGCTGTGGATGCAGGCCGCGCTGGCGCTGAACAACGTCTGGGTGGTGCTGTGCCTGCTGTCGGTGCAACAGGCGTTCTATGCGATCAACAGCCCGACCCGCTCGGCGGCGATTCCTCGGATGATTCCCGGCGACCAGTTGGCCGCCGCCAACTCGCTGAACTTCACGGTGTTCCAGTTCGGCGCGATCGTCGGGCCGCTACTGGCCGGCGTGATGTTGCGCTGGGTCGACCTGTCGACGCTCTATCTGATCGACGCGATCACGTGCATCGCGCCGATTTGGGCGACGTGTCGGCTCGCTCCGATGCCACCTACCAACGGCGCCAACGGCTCGTCGGGATACGGGGCGTTTTTCGGAACGGTCCGCTCGGTTCTCGAGGGCTTCCGCTACCTGGCCGGAAACCAGGTCGTGCTGATGTCGTTCGTCGTCGACCTGATCGCGATGATCCTCGGCATGCCCCGCGCGCTGTTCCCGCAAATGGCGCATGAAAGCTTCGGGGGACCGGTCGAGGGCGGTACCACGATGGCGCTGCTGGCGGCCGCGATGTCGGCGGGTGCGGTCGCGGGCGGGGTGTTCTCCGGCTGGTTTCCCCGCATTCAGCGTCAGGGCCTGGCCGTGGTGGTGTCGATTTTGGTGTGGGGTGCGGCGATGATCGGGTTCGGTGTCGCCGGTGGATTTGCACGCGGCCACGCAGGGGCGTTGCTCTGGATTGCGTTGGCGTTCTTGGCTATTGGCGGCGCGGCCGACATGGTGTCGGCGGCGTTCCGCTCGACGATTCTGCAGCAGGCCGCTTCCGACGATTTGCGCGGCCGACTGCAGGGGGTGTTCACCGTGGTCGTCGCGGGCGGCCCCCGGCTGGCCGACGCGGTGCACGGGGCGGCCGCGGCGATGGTGGGGACGACGGTCGCAGCGGCCGGTGGTGGCGGGCTGGTGCTGGTCGGCGTGCTGATCGCCGCGGCGGCGGTACCGGCGTTCGTCCGCTATCGGGTGACTGAGGGCGACAAAGTGTGA
- a CDS encoding citrate synthase 2, producing the protein MTTTSGVPEDFVEGLEGVVAFTTEIAEPDKDGGALRYRGVDIEDLVNRQVTFGDVWALLVDGKFGHSLPPAEPFPLPIHSGDVRVDVQAGLAMLAPIWGYPPLLDIDDQTARDQLARASVMALSYVAQSARGIYQPAVPQRTIDQCSTVTQRFMTRWQGDPDPKHVEAIDAYWVTAAEHGMNASTFTARVIASTGADVAAALSGAIGAMSGPLHGGAPARVIPMIEEAEKTGDARAVVKGILDRKEKLMGFGHRVYRAEDPRARVLRATAKRLEAPRYEVAAALEQAALAELRERRPDRAIETNVEFWAAVILDFAQVPTKMMPAMFTCGRTAGWCAHILEQKRLGKLVRPAAIYVGPSPRGPESVEGWDHVAKS; encoded by the coding sequence ATGACTACGACGTCAGGGGTACCGGAAGACTTCGTTGAGGGGCTCGAAGGGGTCGTCGCCTTCACCACCGAGATCGCCGAGCCGGACAAAGACGGCGGTGCGCTGCGGTATCGCGGTGTCGACATCGAGGATTTGGTCAATCGTCAGGTCACGTTCGGCGATGTGTGGGCGCTGCTGGTCGACGGCAAGTTCGGGCACAGCTTGCCGCCCGCCGAACCGTTCCCGCTGCCGATCCACAGCGGCGATGTCCGCGTCGACGTGCAGGCCGGACTCGCGATGCTTGCGCCCATCTGGGGCTACCCGCCGCTGCTCGACATCGACGACCAGACGGCCCGCGATCAGCTGGCCCGCGCATCGGTGATGGCGCTGTCATACGTCGCGCAGTCCGCCCGCGGCATCTATCAGCCGGCGGTTCCGCAGCGCACCATCGACCAATGCTCCACCGTCACACAACGATTCATGACGCGCTGGCAGGGCGACCCTGATCCCAAGCACGTCGAGGCGATCGACGCCTACTGGGTGACCGCCGCCGAGCACGGCATGAACGCGTCGACGTTCACGGCCCGGGTGATCGCCTCGACCGGTGCCGATGTGGCAGCGGCGCTTTCGGGGGCCATCGGCGCGATGAGCGGCCCGCTGCACGGCGGCGCCCCTGCCCGAGTGATCCCGATGATCGAAGAGGCCGAAAAGACCGGCGACGCACGCGCGGTCGTCAAGGGCATCCTGGATCGCAAAGAGAAGCTGATGGGCTTCGGCCACCGTGTCTACCGTGCCGAGGATCCGCGGGCGCGGGTGTTGCGGGCGACGGCCAAGCGACTGGAGGCGCCGCGCTACGAGGTTGCCGCCGCGCTGGAGCAGGCAGCTTTGGCCGAGCTTCGGGAGCGCCGGCCGGATCGTGCCATCGAGACCAACGTCGAGTTCTGGGCCGCGGTGATCCTCGACTTCGCGCAGGTGCCGACGAAGATGATGCCCGCGATGTTCACCTGCGGCCGCACCGCGGGCTGGTGTGCGCACATTCTGGAGCAGAAGCGGCTCGGCAAGCTGGTCCGCCCGGCCGCGATCTACGTCGGCCCCAGCCCGCGCGGCCCCGAGTCGGTCGAGGGTTGGGACCACGTCGCCAAGTCGTGA
- a CDS encoding TetR family transcriptional regulator, whose protein sequence is MPFVADVRGEPALGLRERKKQRTRATLLDAAVELCDRQGFERTTVDQIAAIAEVSPRTFSRYFATKDAIAFALIDDAIELAALELSRQPRDLNHFEALRRSYVSMYTATKSAPPGALSEDRMMCIVRIIMSSPTLKQAALEYRPNAVNIELAKRLGVDLGDRRLRLISGMWGSVIVTALGDLSEPGVDWDNVGGVDGVVSRLEATFAEFMEEIQNAAQRA, encoded by the coding sequence ATGCCCTTCGTGGCTGATGTCAGGGGGGAGCCGGCCCTCGGTCTGCGGGAACGCAAGAAGCAGCGCACCCGCGCAACCCTGCTCGATGCCGCCGTCGAACTATGCGACCGGCAGGGGTTCGAGCGCACCACCGTCGATCAGATCGCTGCCATTGCGGAAGTCTCGCCGCGCACATTCAGTCGCTACTTCGCAACAAAGGACGCCATCGCGTTCGCTCTCATCGACGACGCAATCGAACTCGCCGCGCTCGAATTGTCGCGCCAGCCCCGCGACTTGAATCATTTCGAGGCATTGCGCCGCTCGTATGTCTCGATGTACACCGCTACGAAGTCCGCACCGCCCGGGGCGCTGTCCGAGGACCGAATGATGTGCATCGTGCGGATCATCATGAGTTCGCCGACGTTGAAGCAGGCTGCGCTCGAGTACCGGCCCAATGCGGTCAACATCGAGCTGGCCAAGCGGCTGGGCGTCGACCTCGGAGATCGGCGGCTGCGGCTGATCTCCGGGATGTGGGGGTCGGTCATCGTGACTGCGCTCGGCGACCTTTCCGAGCCGGGCGTCGACTGGGACAACGTCGGCGGCGTCGACGGCGTCGTCTCCAGGTTGGAGGCGACATTCGCCGAGTTCATGGAAGAAATCCAGAACGCAGCACAGCGCGCGTAG
- a CDS encoding TM2 domain-containing protein — protein MTTPQPHQVNAPGQIQQPVHAVDAAGRPLSDKSKLTAGLLGIFLGSFGVGRFYLGYTTIGIAQVAVTWLTLGIGGIWPLVDAIFILAGKVPDAQGQTLRG, from the coding sequence ATGACAACGCCACAACCACACCAGGTGAACGCTCCTGGTCAAATTCAGCAACCGGTGCACGCAGTTGACGCCGCAGGCAGGCCGCTGTCGGACAAGAGCAAGCTGACCGCCGGGTTGCTTGGAATCTTCCTTGGCAGCTTCGGGGTCGGCCGGTTCTATCTGGGCTACACCACCATCGGAATCGCTCAGGTAGCCGTGACCTGGCTGACCCTCGGAATCGGCGGGATCTGGCCGCTGGTCGACGCCATCTTCATTCTGGCGGGCAAGGTACCCGACGCGCAGGGACAAACCCTGCGCGGTTGA